One Acetobacterium sp. KB-1 DNA segment encodes these proteins:
- the modA gene encoding molybdate ABC transporter substrate-binding protein, whose protein sequence is MKSVKNWLVVLLVMGIIISLVSGCSSKADGAQEKVAESQSLAGQILFVYCGAGMTKPFGEIADKFKTETGCEMEVVYANAAQLQNQIKTTGEGDLFIAGSADELAPVKDFVTKSKELVKHIPVLAVKSGNPLGISGLNDLAKEGVEVVLGDGDATPIGKIANKALTDLGILSNVNVIARAATAPEIFNALSVDECDAIIVWKENVTGSATEIVKTTDLDTYVKKVPAAQLSSSKNTETLDAFMTFLDSDSAKAIWENYGYEVVN, encoded by the coding sequence ATGAAGAGCGTTAAGAATTGGTTAGTGGTATTATTGGTAATGGGAATAATTATCAGCTTGGTATCAGGTTGTAGCAGTAAGGCTGACGGAGCGCAAGAGAAAGTTGCTGAAAGTCAAAGTCTCGCTGGTCAAATCTTGTTTGTGTACTGTGGGGCTGGCATGACCAAGCCTTTCGGGGAAATTGCCGATAAATTCAAAACAGAAACCGGTTGTGAAATGGAAGTTGTTTATGCCAATGCGGCCCAGCTTCAGAATCAGATTAAGACAACTGGTGAAGGGGATTTGTTTATTGCCGGCTCCGCTGATGAATTGGCACCAGTTAAAGATTTTGTTACAAAAAGTAAAGAACTGGTCAAACACATCCCTGTATTGGCTGTAAAAAGCGGAAACCCACTGGGAATTTCCGGCTTAAACGATCTAGCAAAAGAAGGGGTGGAAGTTGTGCTGGGTGATGGCGATGCCACGCCAATTGGTAAGATTGCCAATAAAGCGTTAACAGATCTGGGGATTTTAAGCAATGTCAATGTCATTGCCCGGGCAGCCACAGCACCGGAAATATTTAATGCCCTGTCCGTTGATGAATGCGATGCGATTATTGTCTGGAAAGAAAATGTGACTGGTTCCGCCACCGAAATTGTCAAGACAACGGATCTGGATACCTATGTCAAAAAAGTTCCGGCGGCACAATTAAGCAGCAGTAAAAATACCGAAACACTGGATGCGTTTATGACATTCTTAGATTCGGATTCTGCAAAAGCGATATGGGAAAACTATGGATACGAAGTAGTTAATTAA
- a CDS encoding ABC transporter permease yields the protein MRERFSVFSLFEIITIVITVIVISFTSVLIVAIVLKGLPYLGQAFYSEEVQFAVKMSLFTASISTIICMVLAIPTAYALTRTAFPFKKLCQMMIELPLSMPYLVLGLSLLIIFSSDFGKALKELGFKVVFDKNGIIIAQTVVNLPYVVRFIRTAFEEVDERLEFISGSLGATKWERFITITLPLSKNAIITTIILAWSRGLGEFGATLMLVGATRMKTETLTTSVYLNLATGDTGASMASATIILIISLISLFLTNWIGRKNPQESRMKDVNR from the coding sequence ATGAGGGAACGATTTTCAGTATTTAGTTTATTTGAAATCATTACAATCGTCATTACGGTCATAGTTATTAGCTTTACCTCAGTACTGATAGTGGCAATCGTCTTAAAAGGGTTACCCTATTTGGGTCAGGCATTTTATTCAGAAGAAGTGCAATTCGCTGTTAAAATGAGCCTGTTCACCGCAAGTATATCCACAATCATTTGTATGGTGCTCGCCATTCCCACCGCATATGCATTAACACGGACTGCGTTTCCCTTTAAAAAACTGTGTCAGATGATGATTGAACTGCCATTATCGATGCCCTATCTGGTTTTGGGTCTTAGTTTATTAATTATTTTTTCGTCAGACTTTGGTAAGGCCCTTAAAGAGTTGGGATTTAAGGTTGTCTTTGATAAAAATGGTATCATTATTGCTCAAACCGTTGTCAATCTTCCCTATGTAGTCCGATTTATTCGGACCGCATTTGAGGAAGTTGATGAGCGACTGGAGTTTATTTCCGGCAGTCTGGGAGCGACGAAGTGGGAACGCTTCATAACCATTACCTTACCGCTATCCAAGAATGCCATTATCACAACTATTATTTTAGCCTGGTCAAGGGGCCTCGGCGAATTTGGGGCGACGCTGATGTTAGTAGGAGCCACCCGGATGAAAACAGAAACCCTGACGACATCCGTTTATTTAAATCTGGCAACCGGGGATACCGGTGCTTCCATGGCATCGGCAACAATTATTCTGATTATTTCGCTGATTTCTCTTTTTCTGACCAACTGGATTGGCAGGAAAAATCCCCAGGAGAGCAGGATGAAGGACGTGAACCGATGA
- a CDS encoding ATP-binding cassette domain-containing protein — MINTMVEIKDYSIKLGTFQLNNINLNIREKEIFAVLGRTGSGKTVLLESVAGFYRKFSGEVCIQGKPVVKIPLERRQIGFVYQDFGLFHHMSVYENITYGLKIQRKDKAYKKEMADKMAEILSIGDILNQYPGTLSGGERQRTALARALILNPKLLLMDEPFSSLDPATKEMMYQQIKEIHKLFGCTILFVTHDFNEAQVMADRIGIMVKGELRGVRKSTDLFKNCQDQEVNQFLLGRYEKGGAVHERVCFAG; from the coding sequence ATGATTAATACAATGGTTGAAATTAAAGACTACTCCATTAAATTAGGAACCTTTCAATTGAATAATATCAATTTAAACATTCGTGAAAAAGAAATCTTTGCCGTGCTGGGCAGAACCGGATCAGGTAAAACTGTTCTGCTGGAGTCCGTGGCCGGTTTTTATCGGAAATTCTCTGGTGAAGTGTGCATTCAGGGAAAGCCGGTAGTCAAAATTCCTTTAGAGAGGCGGCAGATTGGTTTTGTTTATCAGGATTTCGGTCTGTTTCATCACATGTCTGTTTATGAGAATATTACTTATGGATTAAAAATTCAAAGAAAAGACAAGGCCTATAAAAAAGAAATGGCTGATAAAATGGCTGAAATCTTGTCCATCGGCGATATCTTGAATCAGTATCCGGGAACCTTAAGTGGGGGTGAACGTCAAAGAACGGCCCTTGCCCGGGCACTGATTCTTAATCCAAAATTGTTGTTGATGGATGAGCCCTTTTCATCCTTAGATCCGGCCACCAAAGAAATGATGTATCAGCAAATTAAAGAAATTCATAAACTATTTGGCTGTACTATTTTATTTGTAACCCATGATTTTAATGAGGCGCAAGTAATGGCTGATCGGATTGGCATTATGGTTAAGGGTGAACTACGGGGGGTCCGTAAAAGTACGGACTTGTTTAAAAACTGTCAGGATCAGGAAGTTAACCAGTTTTTATTGGGACGATACGAGAAAGGAGGAGCCGTGCATGAAAGAGTTTGCTTTGCAGGTTGA
- a CDS encoding heavy-metal-associated domain-containing protein yields MKEFALQVEGIMCPKCVKKIKETLLSKDGIDDVGVSADFTTVTVKLDENKTNALQIGSIIEKIEDKSFKIIN; encoded by the coding sequence ATGAAAGAGTTTGCTTTGCAGGTTGAGGGCATTATGTGCCCAAAATGTGTTAAAAAAATCAAAGAGACATTACTAAGTAAGGATGGTATTGATGATGTTGGGGTTAGTGCGGATTTTACGACAGTAACGGTAAAACTAGATGAAAATAAAACGAATGCTTTACAGATTGGCAGTATTATTGAGAAAATAGAAGATAAATCATTTAAAATAATCAATTGA
- the modD gene encoding ModD protein, which produces MAFIAINEIDRLINEDVPYIDLTSWTLGIREQEARITYFTREDAVVCGTEEVRAVFDRMHIEMDHMVVSGEKITAGSELITGIGRAEDLHMAWKVGQNILDNCSGIATKTRKMVDVVKSYNPNMAVLTTRKGFPGTKTLATKAIMAGGAMPHRLGLSETILVFKQHLNFIGGFEGLIDKLPQIKAECCEKKIIVEATTLEQAVSLCQAGVDGIQFDKMSAEELTGAVERLRKEFPSGILLAAGGINETNISKYAQTNVNGIITTSLYSAKPIDIGVKIDRN; this is translated from the coding sequence ATGGCGTTTATAGCAATTAATGAAATCGACCGGCTGATTAATGAGGATGTTCCTTATATTGACTTGACCAGCTGGACACTGGGGATCAGAGAGCAGGAGGCTCGGATTACTTATTTTACACGAGAAGACGCGGTTGTGTGCGGAACCGAAGAGGTGCGAGCGGTTTTTGATCGGATGCATATTGAGATGGATCATATGGTTGTTTCCGGAGAGAAGATTACCGCTGGTTCAGAGCTGATCACAGGAATCGGTCGGGCTGAGGATTTGCATATGGCCTGGAAAGTAGGACAGAATATTCTGGATAATTGTTCGGGAATCGCAACAAAAACACGAAAAATGGTAGATGTTGTTAAATCTTATAACCCGAATATGGCCGTTCTGACAACCCGAAAGGGTTTTCCCGGGACCAAAACCCTGGCGACCAAAGCCATTATGGCGGGTGGCGCCATGCCTCATCGGTTGGGTTTGTCTGAAACCATTCTTGTTTTTAAACAGCATCTGAATTTTATCGGTGGATTTGAGGGTTTGATCGACAAACTTCCGCAAATAAAAGCGGAATGTTGTGAAAAGAAAATCATTGTTGAAGCAACAACGCTGGAGCAGGCAGTTAGTCTTTGTCAGGCTGGAGTAGACGGCATCCAGTTTGACAAAATGAGTGCAGAAGAGCTGACTGGGGCAGTGGAACGTTTAAGAAAAGAGTTTCCATCCGGTATTTTATTGGCGGCCGGCGGAATCAACGAGACGAATATTTCAAAATATGCCCAAACAAATGTAAATGGGATCATTACAACCAGTTTATACAGTGCCAAGCCCATTGATATTGGTGTTAAAATAGACAGAAATTAA
- a CDS encoding C-GCAxxG-C-C family protein — protein sequence MRHQTKEKTSLNDNQRKTHSEIARNLFRQGYNCSQSVFLAFCDECGLAFETAAKLSSSFGAGMGRLREVCGAVTGMFMVAGLLYGYTDPEDQSGKAEHYQRIQLLAKAFEDQNHTIICRELLGLEKGKDNPTPEQRTEAYYANRPCESLVGMAAEIMEKYINEEN from the coding sequence ATGAGACATCAAACAAAAGAAAAGACATCATTAAACGACAACCAGAGAAAAACGCATTCTGAAATAGCCCGGAACCTTTTTAGGCAAGGGTATAATTGTTCACAGTCTGTTTTTCTGGCGTTTTGTGATGAATGTGGATTGGCGTTTGAAACGGCTGCCAAATTAAGCTCATCTTTTGGTGCCGGAATGGGGCGGCTCCGGGAGGTTTGTGGTGCAGTCACGGGGATGTTTATGGTCGCAGGGCTCCTCTACGGCTACACCGATCCAGAAGACCAGAGCGGCAAAGCAGAGCATTATCAGCGGATTCAATTGCTTGCAAAGGCGTTTGAAGATCAGAATCACACGATTATCTGCCGGGAGCTTTTGGGACTTGAAAAAGGAAAAGACAACCCAACGCCGGAACAGCGGACAGAAGCATATTATGCGAATCGTCCCTGTGAATCATTGGTGGGAATGGCGGCAGAAATTATGGAAAAATACATTAACGAAGAAAATTAA
- a CDS encoding helix-turn-helix transcriptional regulator, which produces MEMKPKDCDEQAEILKILGNPIRLCIARGLIKKGSCNVTYMEECLGVSQSSISQHLSKLKSAGIVKGYRSGTEIYYEVVSESAKKIINAIYEEEN; this is translated from the coding sequence ATGGAAATGAAACCGAAAGATTGTGATGAACAGGCTGAAATATTAAAAATTTTAGGAAATCCGATTCGATTATGTATTGCCAGAGGTTTAATAAAAAAGGGCAGTTGTAATGTGACTTATATGGAAGAATGTCTTGGGGTATCACAATCATCGATTTCTCAACACTTGTCAAAATTAAAAAGTGCTGGGATCGTTAAAGGATACCGTTCCGGAACTGAAATTTATTATGAAGTAGTATCAGAAAGTGCAAAAAAAATAATTAATGCAATATACGAGGAGGAAAATTGA